One segment of Nostoc piscinale CENA21 DNA contains the following:
- a CDS encoding AAA family ATPase: protein MRIKQISVNGLFGIFDHVIPLNMDERITIIHGPNGFGKTAILRILNCFFNSRYSELITIPFKNCVVEFDNGNVIEIIKKF, encoded by the coding sequence ATGCGAATTAAGCAAATTTCCGTCAATGGCTTATTTGGAATTTTTGACCATGTAATTCCATTGAATATGGATGAAAGGATCACTATCATTCATGGCCCCAACGGTTTTGGTAAAACAGCAATATTGAGAATTTTAAATTGCTTTTTTAACTCTCGATACTCAGAATTGATAACCATTCCATTTAAAAATTGTGTAGTTGAATTTGATAATGGTAATGTTATTGAAATAATAAAAAAATTTTGA
- a CDS encoding DUF1622 domain-containing protein, whose amino-acid sequence MKQKSLQASLLEILLPLALIFGLVLLLSLNVEQTHQTEAAQAPLESWLKLIVGYLAATAEIAAALVIGLAVIRGILLYLLQTFSRSRQHIDSTEVVRLQLGRVLALGLEFTVASDILRTAVAPTRQDILNLGAIVLLRTLLNYFLEREIQQVEQSRSKSYQNPEQPENT is encoded by the coding sequence ATGAAGCAAAAATCTTTACAAGCATCTTTGCTGGAAATTCTACTACCTCTAGCATTAATTTTTGGTTTAGTTTTACTTTTAAGCCTCAATGTCGAACAAACTCACCAAACCGAGGCAGCACAAGCACCGTTAGAATCTTGGTTAAAATTAATTGTTGGTTATCTCGCCGCCACCGCCGAAATCGCCGCCGCACTGGTAATTGGACTAGCTGTGATTCGTGGAATATTGCTTTATCTGCTGCAAACTTTTTCTCGTTCTAGACAACATATTGATTCTACAGAAGTAGTGCGTTTGCAGTTGGGGCGGGTATTAGCTTTGGGGTTAGAATTTACCGTTGCTAGCGACATTTTAAGAACGGCTGTTGCACCTACACGCCAAGATATTCTCAATTTAGGGGCAATTGTACTTTTGCGAACATTGCTGAATTACTTTTTAGAACGAGAAATTCAGCAGGTAGAACAAAGTCGTTCTAAAAGTTATCAAAATCCTGAACAACCTGAAAACACATAG
- a CDS encoding phytoene desaturase family protein, whose translation MNLSLLTQHSKNDVIVIGSGIGGLCAAALLARYGKQVIVCESHTIAGGAAHSFKRRGFEFDSGPSFYCGLSGTHSLNPVKQVLDVLGESLQVIPYDPLGHYHFPEASIAIYSNFQRLHQELQTITPQGAAEFQNFATRLLGLYEGMKDIPTLALRADWQVIFVLLNYVRSLGKMLPYLPLVQSSAGTVMDATVKDPWVRRLIDVECFLLSGLKAHGTIAPEVAFMLGERGRGVEYPVGGSAAIVKALVRGLERWGGKLRLGCHVEQILVESGKAVGVRLKNGEILSAPIVISNATIWDTYNQLLRPEDLPATYRQTALNTPAVDSFIHLHLGIRGEGLENLTGHHVVVHDSHQDITTPGNTCMISIPSVWDATLAPEGHHVVHAYTLEPFTGWERNENYEAKKQEKAQTLYRALERIIPDIRERVVLELIGTPLTHAHYLRRYQGTYGPAIAAGKGMFPSTHTLISGLYRVGDSTMPGIGVPAVAASGILCANSLVERSQTTELLKILDVD comes from the coding sequence ATGAACTTATCACTCTTAACTCAGCACTCAAAAAATGATGTCATAGTCATCGGTAGCGGTATTGGTGGGTTATGTGCTGCGGCGTTGCTTGCGCGGTATGGCAAGCAGGTAATTGTCTGTGAAAGCCATACAATTGCCGGTGGTGCAGCCCATAGCTTTAAACGACGAGGATTTGAATTTGATTCTGGCCCCTCTTTTTATTGTGGACTCTCAGGAACCCATAGTTTAAACCCGGTAAAACAAGTTTTGGATGTTCTAGGGGAGTCCCTTCAAGTTATACCCTATGATCCTTTAGGACACTACCATTTTCCGGAAGCGAGTATTGCAATTTACAGCAATTTTCAAAGATTGCATCAGGAGTTACAAACAATTACACCCCAAGGTGCAGCAGAGTTTCAGAATTTTGCCACCCGCTTGTTAGGCTTGTATGAGGGGATGAAAGATATACCTACTTTAGCTTTACGGGCTGATTGGCAGGTAATTTTTGTGTTACTGAATTATGTGCGATCGCTAGGTAAAATGTTACCTTACTTGCCTTTGGTGCAGTCTTCTGCCGGTACTGTTATGGATGCCACTGTCAAAGACCCTTGGGTACGCAGACTCATCGATGTAGAATGTTTTCTACTTTCTGGCTTAAAGGCACATGGCACAATTGCCCCAGAAGTCGCTTTTATGTTGGGTGAACGTGGGCGTGGTGTGGAGTACCCTGTGGGGGGTAGCGCCGCAATTGTCAAGGCTTTAGTGCGTGGTTTAGAACGTTGGGGCGGTAAGTTACGCTTAGGCTGTCACGTCGAGCAAATTTTGGTAGAGTCGGGGAAAGCTGTGGGTGTGCGGTTAAAAAATGGGGAAATTCTGTCAGCGCCGATTGTAATTTCCAACGCCACAATTTGGGATACTTACAATCAACTACTGCGTCCTGAAGATTTACCAGCAACTTACCGTCAAACTGCACTGAATACACCCGCCGTTGATAGTTTCATCCATTTACATTTGGGTATTCGTGGCGAGGGGCTAGAAAATTTAACAGGACATCATGTCGTAGTCCACGACTCTCATCAAGATATTACCACCCCTGGTAATACTTGCATGATTTCTATTCCTAGTGTGTGGGATGCAACTCTCGCACCAGAGGGACATCATGTAGTTCACGCTTACACCCTAGAACCCTTTACTGGCTGGGAACGAAATGAGAATTATGAAGCCAAGAAACAAGAGAAAGCCCAAACTTTATACCGCGCCTTAGAGCGAATTATCCCCGATATTCGAGAACGTGTAGTGTTGGAACTTATCGGGACACCGTTAACTCATGCCCATTATTTACGAAGATATCAGGGAACCTATGGCCCGGCGATCGCTGCGGGTAAAGGGATGTTTCCGAGTACACATACGCTCATTTCCGGTTTATATCGTGTAGGTGATAGTACCATGCCTGGAATTGGTGTACCAGCCGTTGCCGCTTCTGGTATTTTATGTGCAAATAGCTTGGTGGAGCGATCGCAAACAACAGAGTTATTAAAAATTTTAGACGTTGATTAA
- a CDS encoding DUF4435 domain-containing protein, whose protein sequence is MREFLSVDRFANKVRLLRDTFKGTFLLVEGSSDKTFYERFIDKLACQVVIISGKPSSKQCVINTLEILDKSNFQGVLAIVDADFDRLKSLFLSSPNLLYTDTHDLEIMLIQSPALDKVLAEFGSDEKNCPV, encoded by the coding sequence GTGAGAGAGTTTCTTTCAGTTGACAGATTTGCTAACAAAGTTAGATTGCTCAGAGATACGTTTAAAGGTACTTTTTTATTAGTAGAAGGCAGTTCTGATAAAACTTTTTATGAACGATTTATTGATAAGTTAGCTTGTCAAGTAGTTATTATTTCAGGAAAACCATCTAGTAAACAGTGTGTTATTAATACTTTAGAAATTTTAGATAAATCCAATTTCCAGGGAGTTTTAGCAATTGTCGATGCAGATTTTGATCGGCTTAAAAGCTTATTTTTGAGTAGTCCTAATTTGCTTTACACCGACACCCATGACTTAGAAATAATGCTGATTCAATCACCAGCATTAGACAAGGTACTGGCTGAGTTTGGTTCTGACGAAAAAAATTGCCCAGTTTAA
- a CDS encoding magnesium transporter, which translates to MQPDLLGLEISKGELRRLTGFDPEDVFRPSVMKDKEKRFGFLMNELLVALALTPIIVGFIYAFIILPTIGSSITLGIILLIVVPLAVLVGRSLWRSFTCPKALTMLLDEVDQYHAVIKAIDIHDELATSDNYINDREQVISALQLIREDLVRALKTERILRDNKKLLANNQELFVNNLANLQALQVSTQAGEYAQLLNQSLQIALDVQAEIRKLQKL; encoded by the coding sequence GTGCAGCCGGATTTACTAGGCTTAGAAATTAGCAAGGGAGAACTGAGACGCTTGACTGGGTTTGACCCAGAAGATGTTTTCCGGCCTTCGGTAATGAAAGATAAAGAGAAGCGATTTGGCTTTTTGATGAATGAATTGCTGGTAGCGTTAGCACTCACACCAATTATTGTGGGCTTTATTTATGCGTTTATTATTTTGCCCACTATTGGTTCTTCCATTACATTAGGCATTATTTTATTGATTGTAGTACCGTTGGCTGTTTTAGTTGGGCGATCGCTCTGGCGCAGTTTCACTTGTCCGAAAGCACTCACCATGCTTTTAGATGAAGTTGACCAATATCATGCTGTGATTAAAGCCATAGATATTCACGACGAATTAGCAACTTCAGATAACTATATCAACGACAGAGAACAAGTAATTTCTGCCTTACAACTAATTCGGGAAGATTTAGTTCGCGCCTTAAAAACCGAGCGCATTTTACGGGACAATAAAAAACTACTGGCAAATAATCAAGAATTATTTGTGAATAATTTAGCTAATCTGCAAGCATTACAAGTCAGTACCCAAGCTGGCGAATATGCTCAATTACTCAATCAATCATTGCAGATTGCTCTTGATGTACAAGCCGAAATTAGAAAATTGCAAAAGCTTTAA
- a CDS encoding ABC transporter ATP-binding protein translates to MTEPLIELKGVSKSFGNNKVLDNVDLTIYRGEALGIIGPSGTGKSTILRVIAGLTNPDEGEIYVQGVRREGLIEDSADPIGIGMVFQQAALFDSLNVDENVGFLLYQNSKLARSQIQELVKEKLDMVGLPGIGHLYPSELSGGMRKRVSFARAIMSNPENPKEGPEVLLYDEPTAGLDPIASTVIEDLIRDLQSMHGVCSTYAIVTHQDSTIRRTADRLVFLYQGRVQWQGTVSEMDSTDHPLIRQFMSGSVQGPIQVVG, encoded by the coding sequence ATGACTGAACCACTAATTGAACTGAAAGGCGTGTCTAAGTCCTTTGGTAACAATAAGGTTTTAGATAATGTGGACTTGACAATTTACCGAGGAGAGGCGCTGGGAATTATCGGCCCTTCCGGGACTGGGAAATCAACAATTTTGAGAGTGATAGCTGGACTAACTAACCCTGATGAGGGCGAAATCTATGTCCAAGGAGTCCGGCGCGAAGGGTTAATAGAAGATAGTGCTGACCCCATTGGTATTGGGATGGTATTTCAGCAAGCGGCGTTGTTTGATTCTTTGAATGTAGATGAAAATGTCGGATTTTTACTGTATCAAAATTCCAAGTTAGCGCGATCGCAAATTCAAGAACTAGTCAAAGAAAAATTAGACATGGTGGGTTTACCAGGAATAGGTCATCTCTACCCCTCAGAACTTTCTGGTGGGATGCGGAAACGAGTAAGCTTTGCCCGTGCAATTATGTCCAACCCCGAAAACCCCAAAGAAGGGCCAGAAGTTTTACTTTACGATGAACCCACAGCTGGACTAGACCCCATTGCTTCTACAGTCATTGAAGACTTGATTCGTGATTTACAAAGTATGCACGGAGTGTGCAGTACTTATGCCATTGTTACCCACCAAGATAGTACGATTCGCCGGACAGCTGATAGACTAGTGTTTCTCTACCAAGGTAGAGTGCAGTGGCAAGGTACAGTGAGTGAGATGGATAGCACCGACCACCCATTAATTAGACAATTTATGAGTGGGAGTGTGCAAGGGCCGATTCAAGTTGTTGGTTAG
- a CDS encoding DUF72 domain-containing protein, which yields MNFFIGCAVWAYKGWVGELYPPGTRATDFLRLYSRRLTTVEGNTTFYAVPNQETVSRWVAETPPGFEFCLKLPRDITHKGLLQPNISAALKFLEGMQPLGKRLGPMFVQLPPNYPAKLIDDLTAFLEAWPRETVPLALEVRHLDWFKEPYSSQLTALLENLGVGRVLLDSRPIYNGEDDPQLQSERRKPKLPLQFSVTAPFSLIRFISHPTLSENQQFMAEWVTQIQQWLQTGTKIYFFVHCPLEERSPHNARHFQQLLEQSGVPVPPLPWNQLENPPSQLSLW from the coding sequence GTGAACTTTTTTATTGGTTGTGCAGTTTGGGCATATAAAGGTTGGGTGGGTGAATTGTATCCCCCAGGAACTCGCGCTACTGATTTTTTGCGTCTCTACAGTCGCCGCTTGACTACGGTTGAAGGCAATACTACCTTTTATGCTGTGCCTAACCAAGAAACCGTGAGTCGTTGGGTAGCGGAAACACCCCCAGGTTTTGAATTTTGCCTGAAGTTACCACGCGATATCACCCATAAAGGTTTACTCCAACCCAATATTTCCGCAGCGTTGAAATTTTTAGAAGGAATGCAGCCTTTAGGGAAACGCTTGGGGCCGATGTTTGTTCAGTTACCTCCCAATTATCCAGCGAAACTCATTGATGATTTAACCGCTTTTCTGGAAGCTTGGCCGCGTGAAACTGTACCTCTCGCTTTAGAAGTGAGACATTTAGACTGGTTTAAAGAACCTTACAGTAGTCAATTAACAGCATTGCTAGAAAATCTCGGTGTTGGAAGAGTACTCTTAGATTCGCGTCCAATTTACAATGGCGAAGATGACCCACAGTTACAATCAGAACGACGCAAACCTAAATTACCTCTACAATTCAGCGTTACTGCACCTTTTAGTTTGATTCGGTTCATTTCCCATCCCACTTTATCTGAGAATCAGCAGTTTATGGCAGAATGGGTGACGCAGATTCAACAATGGTTGCAAACGGGAACGAAAATCTACTTCTTTGTCCATTGTCCTCTAGAAGAGCGATCGCCACACAACGCCCGTCACTTTCAACAGCTATTAGAACAAAGCGGTGTTCCAGTTCCCCCTTTACCTTGGAATCAACTAGAAAATCCACCAAGTCAGCTAAGTTTGTGGTAA
- a CDS encoding MlaD family protein — MRELITNRFTSRRTLREGSVGLLLLLGLVSFGAIVLWLNGVSAGRSSYKFIVEFANAGGMQKGASVRYRGVKVGKISNIRPKPNAIDVEIEIAPADLIIPSDVKIDANQSGLISESIVDITPRTSLVANVKAKPLEKGCDQSLIICNGSRLKGQIGISVDDLIRSSTELATLYNDPKFYQRVNRLLESSAAAATSVAALSQDARGLTKGFQGQLNTFSATANSVQRATTELTASTTKTANQLSVTASQFGATAKEFGLTANKANRLLTNLDDLVTTNRSSLVGALNNITETSNQLRTTVASLSPSLNRLTQGEVIKNLETLSANAAQASANLRDATKTLNDPKNVLLLQQTLDSARVTFENTQKITSDLDELTGDPKFRDNLRQLVNGLSGLVSSTQEMQQQIQFATTLDAMKIAATKQTVVFPKAVASEPTTMINTPTPVIKTLDKEPQTHNSETQKSSQEKLLQQLREHSKQQEPK, encoded by the coding sequence ATGCGAGAATTGATCACAAACCGTTTCACATCTAGACGAACGCTAAGAGAAGGTTCAGTCGGGTTATTACTCTTGTTGGGGCTGGTTTCCTTTGGGGCGATCGTTCTGTGGTTGAATGGAGTGAGTGCAGGACGCAGCTCGTATAAGTTCATCGTCGAATTTGCCAACGCCGGCGGAATGCAAAAAGGTGCATCTGTCCGTTATCGTGGCGTAAAGGTAGGCAAAATTTCCAACATCCGCCCCAAACCCAATGCAATTGATGTAGAAATAGAAATTGCTCCCGCCGATTTAATTATTCCCAGTGATGTCAAAATTGATGCTAACCAAAGTGGCTTGATTAGCGAAAGTATTGTCGATATTACACCTAGAACTTCACTTGTTGCTAATGTCAAAGCCAAACCTCTAGAGAAAGGCTGTGACCAAAGTTTGATTATTTGTAATGGTTCTCGCTTAAAAGGTCAAATTGGTATTAGTGTTGATGACCTGATTCGTAGTAGCACTGAGTTAGCTACTTTGTACAACGATCCAAAATTCTATCAAAGAGTTAATAGACTCTTAGAAAGTTCCGCCGCCGCCGCCACCAGTGTCGCCGCCCTCAGTCAAGATGCTAGGGGTTTAACAAAAGGCTTTCAAGGACAGCTAAATACATTTAGTGCAACAGCGAATTCTGTACAACGCGCCACAACTGAATTAACTGCATCAACTACAAAAACAGCTAATCAATTAAGCGTAACAGCTAGTCAGTTTGGTGCCACAGCTAAGGAATTTGGCTTAACAGCTAATAAAGCCAATCGATTGCTGACTAACTTGGATGATTTAGTCACTACGAATCGTTCATCTTTAGTCGGTGCTTTGAATAATATTACCGAAACTAGTAATCAATTACGCACCACTGTTGCTAGTTTATCGCCATCATTAAATCGCTTAACCCAAGGCGAAGTGATTAAAAATTTAGAAACACTTTCAGCTAATGCCGCCCAAGCTTCTGCTAATTTACGAGATGCCACAAAAACTTTAAATGATCCCAAGAATGTCTTATTACTACAACAAACATTAGATTCAGCCAGAGTCACTTTTGAAAATACTCAAAAAATTACCTCTGATTTAGATGAATTAACAGGTGATCCCAAATTTAGAGACAATCTCCGGCAATTAGTGAACGGTTTGAGTGGTTTAGTTTCTTCTACACAAGAAATGCAGCAACAAATTCAGTTTGCGACAACTTTAGATGCGATGAAAATAGCAGCAACTAAACAAACTGTGGTATTTCCTAAAGCAGTAGCATCTGAACCAACAACCATGATTAACACCCCAACTCCTGTTATCAAAACTTTAGACAAAGAACCTCAAACTCACAATTCAGAAACTCAGAAATCATCCCAAGAAAAGTTATTGCAGCAGCTACGAGAACATAGTAAACAACAAGAACCGAAATAG
- a CDS encoding TRAP transporter substrate-binding protein produces MNQAEDKKRQNIENYFRNIEQCLRDTAKQLKDGQIPHDKWEELKVYADKLPNIIVDEIGQDKANEISRLLKITASKQPDHSSIPEIEAAAGKFKGLVVIISTGHKPLDIKQSQRQKILLPIPLSPSRRNFISTGVGTSVGLTTGWLVGQNVNLSPINWKMVSFLKENAQKFILYKAPQMICDRVREMTQGGFNIEIDKNDNQKIDTQDILKNVSNGNIQCGYSGIYYNDERYKVLFFGCAIPFGLTPQEQTAWLLYKKNPDDVLTFIQQIYSTKLNLNVIPFPAAATGGQMGGWFNREVNTVTDFKGIKMRIPGLGGEVLQKYFEVTLDKELPGGAIPIDQIADELKQDNINAAEWVGPYDDFQLGLHNVAKYYYYPGWWEPSTTFDILVNRNAWEKLPKEYQRIFQTACLETYTKLLAEYDTKNSEKLQELRRLEKIGKIRLVRFSNEILQVAQKKTDELLTLYSSNATFKEVYDEWSSFKIKIRDWSNLNKI; encoded by the coding sequence TTGAACCAAGCCGAAGATAAAAAACGCCAAAACATAGAAAATTACTTTCGTAATATTGAACAGTGTCTGCGTGATACTGCCAAGCAACTCAAAGATGGTCAAATTCCTCATGATAAGTGGGAAGAATTAAAAGTTTACGCAGATAAACTGCCGAATATTATTGTTGATGAGATAGGTCAAGATAAAGCAAATGAAATTTCTCGCCTACTGAAAATAACTGCCAGCAAACAACCAGATCATAGTTCTATTCCAGAGATAGAGGCTGCTGCTGGTAAATTTAAAGGACTGGTAGTAATAATTAGTACAGGGCATAAACCACTAGATATTAAACAATCACAGCGCCAAAAAATACTTTTACCAATTCCTTTATCTCCCAGCCGTAGAAATTTTATTTCAACAGGTGTTGGTACATCAGTAGGACTAACTACTGGTTGGCTTGTCGGTCAGAATGTAAATTTGTCGCCGATAAACTGGAAAATGGTGAGTTTTTTGAAGGAAAATGCTCAAAAGTTTATTCTTTATAAAGCTCCGCAAATGATTTGCGATCGTGTTCGAGAAATGACACAAGGAGGCTTTAATATTGAAATAGATAAAAATGATAATCAAAAAATAGACACTCAAGACATATTAAAAAATGTCAGTAATGGAAATATTCAATGTGGTTATAGTGGAATTTATTACAACGATGAGAGATATAAAGTTCTATTTTTTGGTTGTGCAATTCCTTTTGGCTTAACACCGCAAGAACAAACTGCTTGGCTGCTCTACAAAAAAAATCCTGATGATGTTTTAACTTTCATACAACAAATTTATTCTACCAAATTGAACTTAAATGTTATTCCTTTTCCTGCGGCGGCTACTGGTGGACAAATGGGTGGATGGTTTAATAGAGAAGTTAACACAGTAACAGATTTTAAGGGAATAAAAATGCGTATTCCTGGTTTAGGAGGAGAAGTTCTGCAAAAATATTTTGAGGTTACTTTAGATAAAGAATTACCAGGCGGTGCAATTCCCATAGATCAAATAGCAGATGAACTCAAGCAAGATAACATTAATGCTGCTGAGTGGGTTGGCCCCTATGATGATTTTCAGCTAGGATTACACAACGTAGCAAAATACTATTACTATCCAGGTTGGTGGGAACCAAGTACAACATTTGATATTCTAGTTAATAGAAATGCTTGGGAAAAACTACCTAAAGAATATCAACGAATATTCCAAACAGCTTGTTTGGAAACATACACAAAACTATTAGCTGAATATGATACTAAAAATAGTGAAAAACTCCAAGAACTGCGCCGATTAGAAAAAATAGGAAAAATTAGATTAGTTCGTTTTAGCAATGAAATTCTGCAAGTAGCTCAGAAGAAAACAGATGAACTATTAACACTTTACTCTTCAAACGCAACATTTAAAGAAGTTTATGATGAATGGAGTAGTTTTAAAATCAAAATCAGAGATTGGTCAAATCTTAATAAAATTTAG
- a CDS encoding acyl-CoA dehydrogenase family protein has protein sequence MSQVQQLLLETFVNQGLETSLSLFDQVKTLSQDFATRAAVHDKDSSFPFENFTALHQAGLLGLTIPRDLGGQDLGLTSICQVIEGIASGDASTALVLNMHYLQHAKANRNRSWHPEVYKKVCREAIANPALINAARVEPELGTPARGGLPATTAQKTAQGWLLTGHKQYTTGSPILSYFVVWAKTTADEPQVGNFLVPRDLPGLRIVETWDHLGMRATGSHDLILENVLIPDEYALDIRPISVKSPPDPMTAVWNSLTLSALYLGVATAGRDWLIEYLGDRTPSNLGTPLASLSRFQIAVGEIEALLYANRQLIYNLAQAVDKGESEANVELQAQAVKYLSTTNSIRAVEIGLELIGNPGLMKKNPLERHYRDVLCSRIHTPQNDVICQSLGKAVLNKSDEC, from the coding sequence ATGTCACAAGTGCAGCAACTATTACTAGAAACTTTTGTAAATCAAGGCTTAGAAACTTCTTTGTCACTTTTTGATCAAGTTAAAACCCTATCGCAAGATTTTGCGACTCGTGCCGCAGTGCATGATAAAGATAGTTCATTTCCTTTTGAAAATTTTACGGCGCTGCATCAAGCAGGACTGTTAGGTTTAACTATTCCCCGTGATTTGGGTGGACAGGATTTAGGGCTGACTAGTATTTGTCAAGTTATTGAGGGGATAGCCAGTGGTGATGCTTCTACGGCTTTAGTGTTGAACATGCACTATTTACAACATGCTAAAGCAAATCGTAATCGTTCCTGGCATCCTGAAGTATACAAGAAAGTTTGTCGGGAAGCGATCGCCAACCCCGCCCTGATTAACGCCGCCCGTGTAGAACCAGAGTTAGGTACACCAGCCAGAGGCGGTTTACCAGCCACAACCGCCCAAAAAACAGCACAAGGTTGGCTGTTAACTGGACATAAACAATACACCACAGGTAGTCCAATTCTCAGCTACTTTGTAGTTTGGGCAAAAACAACCGCAGATGAACCCCAAGTTGGTAATTTTTTAGTTCCCCGTGACTTACCTGGGTTGCGAATTGTCGAAACTTGGGATCATTTGGGAATGAGAGCGACTGGGAGTCATGATTTAATTTTAGAGAATGTCCTAATTCCCGATGAATATGCTTTAGATATTCGTCCTATCTCTGTTAAATCACCACCAGACCCGATGACAGCCGTTTGGAACAGCTTGACCTTGAGTGCTTTGTATTTAGGAGTTGCCACTGCTGGGCGAGACTGGTTAATAGAATACCTGGGCGATCGCACTCCGTCAAATTTGGGAACACCACTCGCCAGTTTGTCACGCTTTCAAATAGCTGTCGGTGAAATCGAAGCACTACTATATGCTAACCGTCAATTAATTTACAACTTAGCCCAAGCAGTTGACAAAGGCGAGTCTGAAGCTAATGTAGAATTACAAGCACAAGCTGTAAAATATCTCAGCACAACCAATTCAATCCGTGCAGTAGAAATTGGTTTAGAACTTATCGGTAATCCTGGATTAATGAAAAAGAATCCTTTAGAAAGACATTATCGTGATGTTTTGTGCAGTCGTATTCATACACCACAAAATGATGTGATTTGTCAATCTTTAGGAAAAGCCGTACTTAATAAAAGTGATGAGTGCTGA